The proteins below are encoded in one region of Ornithinimicrobium avium:
- the rplM gene encoding 50S ribosomal protein L13, protein MRTYTPKPGDITRAWHVIDATDVVLGRLASQAAILLRGKHKTIFAPHVDTGDFVIIINADKVALTGAKLEKKKAYRHSGYPGGLRAESYEQLLDKHPTRAVEKAIRGMIPKNSLGRQQLSKLKVYAGDSHPHAAQQPVPFEISQVAQ, encoded by the coding sequence GTGCGTACCTACACCCCCAAGCCCGGCGACATCACGCGCGCCTGGCACGTCATCGACGCCACGGACGTCGTCCTGGGCCGCCTGGCGTCCCAGGCGGCGATCCTGCTGCGCGGCAAGCACAAGACCATCTTTGCCCCGCACGTGGACACCGGTGACTTCGTCATCATCATCAACGCCGACAAGGTCGCCCTGACCGGCGCCAAGCTGGAGAAGAAGAAGGCCTACCGCCACTCGGGCTACCCGGGCGGTCTGCGCGCCGAGAGCTACGAGCAGCTGCTGGACAAGCACCCCACCCGCGCGGTGGAGAAGGCGATCCGCGGCATGATCCCGAAGAACTCGCTGGGCCGCCAGCAGCTGTCCAAGCTCAAGGTCTACGCCGGCGACAGCCACCCGCACGCGGCCCAGCAGCCCGTGCCGTTCGAGATCTCCCAGGTCGCGCAGTAA
- the pulA gene encoding pullulanase-type alpha-1,6-glucosidase, whose amino-acid sequence MRPVDLHRAAAHWLTRDLLALPVHAMPEGVAAEDLTWTLGVAPGGGLSVHAPAPPVELTLALADGALPHPVAETFPHLAACHPLHLTGQDAAGAEELLTGQVVLLGRDVDGELAVATSLQVAGVLDDLYADRATRRSYGPTWTSDEDGTRTPTVTVWAPTAQHVDLLLWDSVPGPDRDRAWAPPGEPAVVAMTRGDDGCWTVTGTPEWADRCYLLELLHVIPRTGRRQKVRSTDPWSVGLTIDSTHSVLVDLQDPAWAPEVWRSAPVPTAIRAVDQTIYELHVRDFSRDDEEVPEQLRGTYLGFGPDGAGRRHLAALAEAGLTTVHLLPVFDLTSVEEDPALRDAPDRDELRWLSDQDPAGTRQQVLVARTADRDAFNWGYDPWHFMAPEGSYTTSAGEAHGGRRVAQCRTMVGDLHRLGLRVVLDQVYNHTTDSGLHRASVLDRIVPGYYHRLDRDGWVATSTCCQGLATEHAMGQRLMVDGCVLWARHYRVDGFRFDLMGHHSRANLEAVRAALDELTPERDGVDGRAVHLYGEGWNFGEVAGNARFYQATQGQLSGTGVGTFNDRLRDAVRGHVHDDDPRSGRGLGTGGASPHDTDLLQVGLAGGLAGVRFLSQESGQPVTGAGVAYGSAPAGYATSPEEVVNYVDAHDNETLWDTLLLKLPQETPMAERVRRNTLALATVTLSQGISFWHAGTEVLRSKSLDRNSFDSGDWFNHLDYSLRDNGFGRGLPPEPDNGRRWPVLAPLLGDPALRPSTQDMRLARDCALDLLRIRRDLPLLRLGSSGRVLDKVSFPVSGTEHGRPDVVVMLVDDTAGEQVDPLLSGVLVVLNLSSGPVRQHVPWLAPERWRLCDVQRDGADPVVRGTTWDAQAGSVEVPALTAAVLVRPRG is encoded by the coding sequence ATGCGTCCAGTCGACCTGCACCGGGCCGCCGCCCACTGGCTGACCCGTGACCTGCTCGCCCTGCCCGTCCACGCCATGCCCGAGGGCGTCGCCGCCGAGGACCTGACCTGGACGCTCGGGGTGGCCCCCGGCGGCGGCCTCTCCGTGCACGCGCCGGCGCCCCCGGTGGAGCTCACGCTGGCCCTGGCCGACGGGGCCCTGCCGCACCCGGTCGCCGAGACCTTTCCCCACCTGGCGGCCTGCCACCCGCTGCACCTGACGGGGCAGGACGCGGCGGGCGCCGAGGAGCTCCTCACCGGTCAGGTCGTCCTCCTCGGGCGGGACGTGGACGGCGAGCTCGCGGTCGCGACCTCGCTCCAGGTCGCAGGCGTCCTCGACGACCTCTACGCCGACCGCGCCACCCGCCGGTCCTACGGCCCGACGTGGACCTCCGACGAGGACGGCACCAGGACGCCGACCGTCACCGTCTGGGCCCCCACCGCCCAGCACGTCGACCTGCTGCTGTGGGATTCCGTCCCGGGGCCGGACCGCGATCGGGCGTGGGCGCCGCCCGGCGAGCCGGCGGTCGTGGCGATGACGCGCGGGGACGACGGCTGCTGGACCGTCACCGGCACTCCGGAATGGGCCGACCGTTGCTACCTGCTCGAGCTGCTGCACGTCATACCCCGGACCGGCCGGCGGCAGAAGGTGCGCAGCACCGACCCGTGGTCGGTGGGTCTGACCATCGACTCCACCCACTCCGTCCTCGTCGACCTCCAGGACCCGGCGTGGGCTCCCGAGGTATGGCGTTCCGCACCGGTGCCGACGGCGATCCGGGCGGTGGACCAGACGATCTACGAGCTGCACGTGCGCGACTTCTCCCGGGACGACGAGGAGGTGCCCGAGCAGCTGCGAGGCACCTACCTGGGCTTCGGGCCGGACGGGGCCGGGCGCCGGCACCTGGCCGCTCTCGCCGAGGCGGGACTCACGACGGTGCACCTGCTGCCGGTCTTCGACCTCACCTCGGTCGAGGAGGACCCCGCGCTCAGGGACGCGCCGGACCGCGACGAGCTGCGGTGGCTCTCCGATCAGGACCCGGCGGGGACCCGGCAGCAGGTGCTGGTCGCTCGGACCGCGGACCGCGACGCGTTCAACTGGGGCTACGACCCGTGGCACTTCATGGCTCCGGAAGGTTCCTACACGACCAGCGCGGGGGAGGCGCACGGTGGCCGGAGGGTCGCGCAGTGCCGCACCATGGTCGGTGACCTGCACCGGCTGGGCCTGCGCGTGGTGCTGGACCAGGTCTACAACCACACCACCGACTCCGGGCTGCACAGGGCGTCGGTCCTGGACCGGATCGTCCCGGGCTACTACCACCGGCTGGATCGCGACGGCTGGGTGGCCACCTCCACCTGCTGCCAGGGCCTGGCCACCGAGCACGCGATGGGCCAGCGGCTGATGGTCGACGGCTGCGTGCTCTGGGCGCGCCACTACCGGGTCGACGGCTTCCGCTTCGACCTCATGGGACACCACAGCCGGGCCAACCTCGAGGCGGTCCGCGCGGCCCTCGACGAGCTGACGCCCGAGCGTGACGGCGTCGACGGGCGGGCCGTCCACCTCTACGGCGAGGGCTGGAACTTCGGGGAGGTCGCCGGCAACGCACGCTTCTACCAGGCGACCCAGGGCCAGCTGTCCGGCACCGGGGTCGGCACCTTCAACGACCGGCTGCGCGACGCCGTGCGGGGGCACGTGCACGACGACGACCCGCGCTCGGGACGTGGGCTGGGCACGGGCGGCGCGTCGCCGCACGACACCGACCTGCTCCAGGTGGGGCTGGCCGGCGGGCTCGCGGGCGTGCGCTTCCTCTCCCAGGAGAGCGGGCAGCCGGTGACCGGGGCCGGCGTGGCCTACGGATCGGCGCCCGCCGGCTATGCCACGTCGCCGGAAGAGGTCGTCAACTACGTCGACGCGCACGACAACGAGACGCTCTGGGACACGCTCCTGCTCAAGCTGCCCCAGGAGACCCCGATGGCCGAGCGCGTGCGCCGCAACACCCTCGCGCTGGCCACGGTCACGCTGTCGCAGGGCATCTCCTTCTGGCACGCGGGGACCGAGGTGCTGCGGAGCAAGAGCCTGGACCGCAACAGCTTCGACTCGGGGGACTGGTTCAACCACCTCGACTACAGCCTGCGCGACAACGGGTTCGGCCGCGGGCTGCCGCCGGAGCCGGACAACGGGCGGCGCTGGCCGGTCCTGGCGCCGCTGCTGGGCGACCCTGCCCTGCGCCCGTCGACGCAGGACATGCGCCTCGCCCGCGACTGCGCCCTCGACCTGCTCCGGATCCGGCGCGACCTGCCCCTCCTGCGGCTCGGGTCGTCCGGGAGGGTGCTGGACAAGGTGTCCTTCCCCGTGTCGGGGACCGAGCACGGCAGGCCGGACGTGGTCGTCATGCTCGTCGACGACACGGCGGGCGAGCAGGTCGACCCGCTGCTCTCCGGGGTGCTGGTCGTGCTGAACCTGTCGTCCGGGCCGGTGCGCCAGCACGTGCCGTGGCTGGCGCCGGAGCGCTGGAGGCTGTGCGACGTGCAGCGGGACGGGGCGGACCCGGTGGTGCGTGGGACGACCTGGGACGCGCAGGCCGGGTCGGTCGAGGTGCCTGCCCTCACCGCCGCGGTGCTCGTCCGTCCCCGCGGCTAG
- a CDS encoding MauE/DoxX family redox-associated membrane protein, with product MPTALSLAPLTLVAVLVLSGIAKLGDPGSTDNMIRLLRLPSFLGHRLVPRALPVVELLTAALLLTPWRWTYAVGAVLALGLFTAFLVVVARAMTFDPRPTCGCFGRVGDHRINARTVWRNVLLLALALVTAGIAVGRSAAGALVAGYDRTDLVWLLLAVALATVAVLVLGSPSGRPVHARRTHQAAAQPVPDELDYVRAPIPRGVLLSEDQEVRTLHELARGRAQLLVLANCWCGSTVDAVERLPGWRQRLPELDIQLVHTRRPWDEPRLAGLEGVWWDPGSSVYDALRSGVSPAAVLLGADGLLAGGPVNGVEDIEAFVADIAEELSAAAEELPGGEPAHDLAQDAAGRSS from the coding sequence ATGCCCACCGCGCTCTCCCTCGCCCCGCTGACGCTCGTCGCGGTCCTCGTCCTCAGCGGGATCGCCAAGCTGGGCGACCCCGGCTCGACCGACAACATGATCCGGTTGTTGCGTCTGCCCTCCTTCCTCGGGCACCGCCTGGTGCCCCGTGCGCTGCCCGTGGTCGAGCTGCTCACCGCGGCCCTGCTCCTCACGCCCTGGCGCTGGACGTATGCCGTGGGCGCGGTCCTCGCGCTCGGACTCTTCACCGCCTTCCTCGTCGTGGTGGCGCGGGCGATGACCTTCGACCCCCGACCCACCTGCGGCTGCTTCGGGCGCGTCGGCGACCACCGGATCAACGCGCGCACCGTCTGGCGCAACGTCCTGCTCCTGGCGCTGGCCCTGGTCACCGCGGGCATCGCGGTGGGCCGCTCGGCGGCAGGCGCCCTCGTCGCCGGCTACGACCGCACCGACCTCGTGTGGCTGCTGCTGGCGGTGGCGCTGGCCACCGTGGCCGTGCTCGTCCTGGGCTCGCCGTCCGGCCGGCCGGTGCACGCACGGCGCACGCACCAGGCGGCCGCGCAGCCGGTGCCGGACGAGCTCGACTACGTTCGCGCCCCCATCCCGCGCGGGGTGCTCCTCTCCGAGGACCAGGAGGTGCGCACCCTGCACGAGCTGGCGCGCGGACGCGCCCAGCTGCTGGTGCTGGCCAACTGCTGGTGCGGCAGCACCGTGGACGCGGTGGAGCGCCTGCCGGGCTGGCGCCAGCGGCTCCCGGAGCTCGACATCCAGCTCGTGCACACGCGGCGCCCCTGGGACGAGCCCCGGCTGGCCGGGCTGGAGGGCGTGTGGTGGGACCCGGGCTCCTCGGTCTACGACGCGCTGCGCTCGGGGGTCAGCCCGGCGGCCGTCCTGCTCGGCGCGGACGGGCTGCTCGCCGGCGGGCCGGTCAACGGCGTCGAGGACATCGAGGCCTTCGTCGCCGACATCGCCGAGGAGCTCTCGGCCGCGGCCGAGGAGCTGCCCGGCGGAGAACCTGCCCACGACCTCGCCCAGGACGCCGCGGGCCGGTCCTCCTAG
- a CDS encoding ArsR/SmtB family transcription factor has translation MSDAPAALRTLAHPVRSRLLAELRVHGDATATDLAAALGTNTGATSYHLRRLAEVGLVEDTRTGTGRRRVWRAAPERGGLLSAETAPVDEDDAQALDWLAMDYLGHFGDRAQGWLRERGSWDATWQEVCGLEDHAVQVTAEQATAMRAELLEVLERYRRVGQGNPQARRLVVYTCALPVERRR, from the coding sequence ATGTCCGACGCCCCCGCTGCCCTCCGGACCCTCGCCCACCCGGTGCGCAGCCGGCTGCTCGCCGAGCTGCGCGTGCACGGCGACGCCACGGCGACCGACCTCGCCGCCGCACTGGGGACGAACACCGGTGCCACGTCCTACCACCTGCGCCGGCTGGCGGAGGTCGGCCTCGTCGAGGACACGCGCACGGGCACCGGTCGCCGCCGGGTATGGCGTGCCGCCCCCGAGCGGGGCGGTCTGCTCTCGGCGGAGACCGCACCGGTCGACGAGGACGACGCCCAGGCCCTGGACTGGCTGGCCATGGACTACCTGGGGCACTTCGGCGACCGGGCGCAGGGCTGGCTGCGCGAGCGCGGCTCCTGGGACGCGACCTGGCAGGAGGTGTGCGGGCTGGAGGACCACGCGGTTCAGGTGACCGCCGAGCAGGCCACCGCGATGCGCGCCGAGCTGCTCGAGGTGCTCGAGCGCTACCGGCGGGTGGGCCAGGGCAACCCGCAGGCCAGGCGGCTGGTGGTCTACACCTGCGCGCTGCCGGTGGAGCGGCGCCGCTGA
- a CDS encoding NADH:flavin oxidoreductase/NADH oxidase codes for MFEPMTLRGLTVQGRVWVSPMCQYSCLPSEPGFVTDWHLAHLTSFAVGGAPMIVTEATAVTNEGRISPWDAGLWEDQHIRGWERVVTQVHRVGSRIGVQLSHAGRKGSVYAPFHRRSGSVPAEEGGWATVGPGEDAFGAYAGPRALSVEELDGIVRSFAHAARRAVTAGFDAVEIHAAHGYLLAQFLSPLVNKRTDGYGGDDEGRRRLTYEVVEAVRAVLPERIPVLVRVSATDWSEESPGGVTGDLRRTVELARGLEDRGVDLVDVSTGGNVPDPTIPVGPGYQTRFAHALRTDVGIPIATVGMITQARQAEHVIATGQADVVSLARAALADPHWWHRAAHELGHELPWPPQYRRVLDRHVF; via the coding sequence ATGTTTGAGCCGATGACCCTGCGCGGGCTCACCGTGCAGGGACGGGTGTGGGTGTCGCCGATGTGCCAGTACAGCTGCCTCCCCTCCGAGCCGGGCTTCGTCACCGACTGGCACCTGGCCCACCTCACCTCCTTCGCCGTCGGGGGTGCGCCGATGATCGTCACCGAGGCCACGGCCGTCACCAACGAAGGGCGAATCTCGCCGTGGGACGCCGGGCTGTGGGAGGACCAGCACATCCGCGGCTGGGAGCGGGTCGTCACCCAGGTGCACCGGGTCGGCTCCAGGATCGGGGTGCAGCTCTCGCACGCTGGCCGGAAGGGATCGGTCTACGCGCCGTTCCACCGCCGTTCCGGGAGCGTGCCGGCGGAGGAGGGCGGCTGGGCCACGGTGGGTCCGGGTGAGGATGCGTTCGGCGCCTACGCGGGCCCGCGGGCACTGTCCGTCGAGGAGCTCGACGGGATCGTCCGCTCGTTCGCCCACGCGGCCCGGCGTGCGGTGACCGCCGGTTTCGACGCGGTAGAGATCCACGCGGCCCACGGCTACCTGCTCGCGCAGTTCCTCAGCCCTCTGGTCAACAAGCGCACGGACGGCTACGGGGGTGACGACGAGGGACGACGCCGGCTGACCTACGAGGTGGTGGAAGCCGTCCGTGCGGTCCTGCCCGAACGCATCCCCGTTCTCGTGCGGGTCTCGGCGACCGACTGGAGCGAGGAGTCCCCCGGTGGGGTCACCGGCGATCTCCGGCGCACCGTCGAGCTCGCGCGGGGGCTGGAGGATCGAGGGGTGGATCTCGTGGACGTCTCGACCGGCGGCAACGTGCCTGACCCGACCATCCCTGTCGGGCCCGGCTACCAGACCCGGTTCGCCCATGCCCTGCGCACCGACGTGGGGATCCCGATCGCCACGGTCGGGATGATCACCCAGGCGCGGCAGGCGGAGCACGTCATCGCCACCGGGCAGGCCGACGTGGTCTCGCTGGCCCGGGCCGCCCTGGCCGACCCGCACTGGTGGCACCGTGCCGCCCACGAGCTCGGCCACGAGCTGCCCTGGCCGCCGCAGTACCGCCGGGTCCTCGACCGGCACGTGTTCTGA
- the rpsI gene encoding 30S ribosomal protein S9: MTDNDTAPEQGDFDENAVSQYTSESAAPVEAAARPTASAPGAGTGRRKQAIARVRIVPGSGEWKINGRSLGAYFPNKVHQQIVNEPLVALELDGAYDVLVRVHGGGPSGQAGAVRLGVARSLNGVDPELNRPTLKKAGLLTRDARVPERKKAGLKKARKAPQYSKR; the protein is encoded by the coding sequence ATGACCGACAACGACACCGCGCCCGAGCAGGGCGACTTCGACGAGAACGCCGTCTCCCAGTACACCTCCGAGTCGGCCGCCCCGGTCGAGGCCGCGGCCCGTCCGACGGCCTCCGCCCCCGGCGCCGGCACCGGCCGTCGCAAGCAGGCCATCGCCCGCGTGCGCATCGTGCCCGGCAGCGGCGAGTGGAAGATCAACGGCCGCAGCCTGGGGGCCTACTTCCCCAACAAGGTGCACCAGCAGATCGTCAACGAACCGCTGGTGGCCCTGGAGCTCGACGGCGCCTACGACGTGCTCGTGCGCGTCCACGGTGGTGGCCCCTCCGGCCAGGCCGGCGCGGTGCGCCTCGGCGTGGCCCGCTCGCTCAACGGCGTGGACCCCGAGCTGAACCGCCCGACCCTGAAGAAGGCCGGTCTGCTCACCCGGGACGCCCGCGTCCCCGAGCGCAAGAAGGCCGGCCTGAAGAAGGCCCGTAAGGCGCCGCAGTACAGCAAGCGCTGA
- a CDS encoding beta-class carbonic anhydrase — MSTTPRPTQDTDPFADLLAANVRYAEENDLDGFDGIARAGVAIVTCMDSRIEPLHLVGLTHGDAKIFRNPGGRITEAALEALVLSVHLLNVDRILVVPHTRCAMAQMSEDELRAKVTEVSGMDAWWQHFHVVPDQRAALVEDVRRVTSHPLVHGRARVGGFIYDVDTGLLEQVV; from the coding sequence GTGAGCACAACCCCCCGTCCGACCCAGGACACCGACCCCTTCGCCGACCTGCTGGCGGCCAACGTGCGCTACGCCGAGGAGAACGACCTCGACGGCTTCGACGGCATCGCCCGGGCGGGCGTGGCGATCGTGACCTGCATGGACTCGCGGATCGAGCCGCTGCACCTGGTCGGCCTGACCCACGGCGACGCCAAGATCTTCCGCAACCCCGGCGGGCGGATCACCGAGGCCGCCCTCGAGGCGCTCGTGCTCAGCGTCCACCTGCTCAACGTGGACCGGATCCTGGTCGTGCCCCACACCCGCTGCGCGATGGCGCAGATGTCCGAGGACGAGCTGCGCGCGAAGGTCACCGAGGTCTCCGGCATGGACGCCTGGTGGCAGCACTTCCACGTGGTGCCCGACCAACGGGCCGCCCTGGTCGAGGACGTCCGACGGGTCACCAGCCATCCGCTCGTCCACGGCCGCGCCCGGGTGGGCGGCTTCATCTACGACGTGGACACCGGCCTGCTCGAGCAGGTCGTCTGA
- the glmM gene encoding phosphoglucosamine mutase — protein MARLFGTDGVRGLANKDITAELALELSVAVAHELGGQGAFGGHRATAVVGRDPRASGEFLMAAVSAGLASAGVDVLDAGVLPTPAIAYLTARMNAEMGAMLSASHNAMPDNGLKFFARGGHKLADELEDRISERVGNDWERPTGAGVGRIRPFPDGAEFYIDHLLRAVPGRLDGLRVVIDAAHGAASAVGPEVFRRAGATVDVIGGEPDGLNINDGYGSTHLGELQEAVRLRGADMGVAFDGDADRCLAVDADGEQVDGDQIMAILALSLHEGGDLVDDTLVATVMSNLGLLQAMEREGVRVVQTAVGDRYVLEEMRSGGYTLGGEQSGHVIMLDHGTTGDGVLTALALAERVVSSGTPLGRLAGVMTRLPQVLVNVKGVDKNGVDSDEEVLAQVAAVGAELGDQGRVLLRKSGTEPLVRVMVEADTHDRAQAYADRLATVVKERLAL, from the coding sequence ATGGCACGACTGTTCGGCACCGACGGGGTGCGTGGGCTGGCCAACAAGGACATCACCGCCGAGCTGGCGCTGGAGCTGTCGGTCGCCGTCGCGCACGAGCTGGGCGGCCAGGGCGCGTTCGGCGGGCACCGGGCCACCGCGGTGGTCGGGCGCGACCCGCGGGCCTCGGGGGAGTTCCTGATGGCGGCGGTGTCGGCGGGCCTGGCCTCCGCCGGGGTCGACGTGCTGGACGCCGGCGTGCTGCCGACGCCGGCGATCGCCTACCTGACCGCCCGGATGAACGCCGAGATGGGGGCGATGCTGTCGGCCTCCCACAACGCGATGCCGGACAACGGCCTGAAGTTCTTCGCCCGGGGCGGGCACAAGCTCGCCGACGAGCTCGAGGACCGGATCTCCGAACGGGTCGGCAACGACTGGGAGCGCCCCACGGGTGCGGGGGTGGGGCGGATCCGCCCGTTCCCGGACGGCGCCGAGTTCTACATCGACCACCTGCTGCGAGCCGTGCCCGGTCGGCTCGACGGGCTGCGCGTCGTCATCGACGCGGCCCACGGCGCGGCCTCGGCGGTAGGTCCGGAGGTCTTCCGCAGGGCCGGTGCGACCGTGGACGTCATCGGTGGGGAGCCGGACGGGCTCAACATCAACGACGGCTACGGCTCGACCCACCTCGGGGAGCTGCAGGAGGCCGTCCGTCTGCGCGGCGCGGACATGGGCGTCGCCTTCGACGGCGACGCCGACCGCTGCCTGGCCGTCGACGCCGACGGCGAGCAGGTCGACGGTGACCAGATCATGGCTATCCTCGCGCTGTCGCTGCACGAGGGGGGCGACCTCGTCGACGACACCCTGGTCGCCACGGTGATGAGCAACCTCGGCCTCCTCCAGGCCATGGAGCGCGAGGGCGTCCGCGTGGTGCAGACGGCGGTGGGCGACCGGTACGTGCTCGAGGAGATGCGCTCCGGCGGCTACACGCTGGGCGGCGAGCAGTCGGGCCACGTCATCATGCTCGACCACGGCACCACCGGTGACGGGGTCCTCACCGCGCTCGCCCTCGCCGAGCGCGTCGTCTCCAGCGGCACGCCGCTGGGCCGGCTGGCCGGCGTGATGACCCGGCTGCCGCAGGTCCTCGTCAACGTCAAGGGCGTGGACAAGAACGGGGTGGACAGCGACGAGGAGGTCCTGGCCCAGGTCGCGGCCGTCGGTGCCGAGCTGGGCGACCAGGGCAGGGTGCTGCTGCGCAAGTCGGGCACCGAGCCGCTCGTGCGGGTGATGGTCGAGGCGGACACCCACGACCGGGCCCAGGCGTATGCCGACCGCCTCGCGACGGTCGTCAAGGAGCGCCTGGCGCTCTAG
- a CDS encoding carbohydrate kinase family protein yields the protein MEHATAHGPHQSAVLTLGEALVDVVVPHGGGERTSHVGGSPANVAVGLASLDHDSRLTAYLGQDEEGRRVREHLLDADVVLTPGSDGAPRTSTATALLDEFGAATYSFDLLWDVAPQDLHGVGHLHTGSIGAILEPGASTVLSTMSRARRTATVSYDPNCRPSIMGDPHAVRSRIEECIGRSDVVKASAEDVEWLYGSDVGMDEVAALWGRLSPSLVVVTRGGDGAVVHVAGPDVTVELEPVTVAVVDTVGAGDSFMAGLLSGLLDAGVLGSAEARERLRHADLDDLAPALRRAVACASWTVARAGAAAPTRADLV from the coding sequence ACCGCACCAGAGCGCTGTGCTCACCCTCGGCGAGGCTCTCGTCGACGTCGTCGTCCCGCACGGCGGGGGTGAGCGGACCTCGCACGTGGGCGGCTCGCCCGCCAACGTGGCCGTCGGCCTGGCCTCCCTGGACCACGACAGCCGGCTGACGGCATACCTCGGGCAGGACGAGGAGGGCCGGAGGGTGCGCGAGCACCTGCTCGACGCGGACGTCGTGCTCACCCCCGGCTCGGACGGGGCGCCCCGGACCTCGACGGCGACCGCGCTGCTGGACGAGTTCGGGGCCGCGACCTACAGCTTCGACCTGCTCTGGGACGTCGCGCCCCAGGACCTGCACGGCGTCGGCCACCTGCACACCGGCTCCATCGGAGCCATCCTCGAGCCGGGCGCCTCGACGGTGCTGTCGACCATGTCGCGGGCCCGCCGGACGGCGACCGTCTCCTACGACCCCAACTGCCGCCCGAGCATCATGGGCGACCCGCACGCGGTGCGCTCCCGCATCGAGGAGTGCATCGGGCGCAGCGACGTGGTCAAGGCCTCGGCCGAGGACGTCGAGTGGCTCTACGGCAGCGACGTCGGCATGGACGAGGTCGCTGCGCTCTGGGGCCGGCTGAGCCCCTCCCTGGTGGTCGTGACCCGCGGCGGGGACGGCGCGGTCGTCCACGTGGCCGGACCGGACGTCACGGTCGAGCTCGAACCGGTGACCGTGGCGGTCGTCGACACCGTCGGGGCGGGCGACTCGTTCATGGCCGGGCTGCTCAGCGGGCTGCTCGACGCGGGGGTGCTCGGCTCGGCGGAGGCCCGCGAGCGGCTGCGCCACGCCGACCTCGACGACCTCGCGCCGGCCCTGCGGCGCGCGGTGGCCTGCGCCTCCTGGACGGTCGCCCGGGCGGGGGCGGCCGCGCCGACCCGCGCCGACCTGGTCTGA